In a single window of the Bacteroides acidifaciens genome:
- a CDS encoding glycoside hydrolase family 97 protein, producing MKKIISILALFLGLDTLAAQDVVVKGPDEKLQLVVFVQNEESPCYSVTYNGKTMLEKSPLGISTNIGDFTKGVKLTGHAVEVIDTVYQQTRIKTSQIHYRANELTCNLENAQGQKVGVIFRVSDNDVAFRYTLPRQSGKGSVTVNNEQTGFRFPQQTTTFLCPQSDAMIGWKRTKPSYEEEYKADALMGERSQYGHGYTFPCLFRIGDDGWVLVSETGVDSRYCGSRLSDVSEGNLYTVAFPMAEENNGNGTVAPAFALPGATPWRTITVGETLKPIVETTVPWDVVSPLYETKHDYRFGRGTWSWILWQDDSINYDDQIRYIDFAAAMGYEYALIDNWWDTRIGRDRMKSLIEYARSKGVELFLWYSSSGYWNDIEQGPVNHMDNAIIRKREMKWLQSLGVKGIKVDFFGGDKQETMRLYEDILSDADDHGLMVILHGCTIPRGWERMYPNYVGSEAVLASENMVFNQHFCDEEAFNTCLHPFIRNTVGSMEFGGCFLNKRLNRNNDGGTTRRTTDIFQLATTVLFQNPVQNFALAPNNLNDVSPVCMDFMKAVPTTWDETRFIDGYPGKYVVLARRHGNTWYVAAVNAGKELLKLSLDLEMFAGKTISLYKDDKKGEQQLVPLKVKESGKVQLEVYSQGGVVLCSQSRE from the coding sequence ATGAAGAAAATTATAAGCATATTGGCTCTGTTTCTCGGTCTGGACACTCTTGCAGCGCAAGATGTAGTGGTAAAAGGCCCGGATGAAAAACTGCAATTAGTCGTATTTGTGCAGAACGAAGAAAGCCCTTGTTATTCCGTTACCTATAACGGAAAGACAATGCTGGAAAAATCCCCTTTGGGAATCAGTACGAATATAGGAGATTTTACAAAGGGGGTGAAACTGACCGGACATGCTGTTGAAGTGATAGATACGGTATATCAACAGACGCGCATTAAAACGTCCCAAATACATTATCGCGCCAACGAACTGACCTGTAATCTCGAGAATGCGCAAGGGCAGAAGGTAGGAGTCATTTTTCGTGTAAGTGATAATGATGTCGCTTTCCGCTATACTTTGCCGAGACAAAGCGGGAAAGGGAGTGTTACCGTCAATAATGAACAGACCGGTTTCCGCTTCCCGCAGCAGACTACTACTTTCCTGTGTCCGCAAAGTGATGCTATGATTGGCTGGAAACGTACGAAGCCGAGCTATGAAGAAGAGTATAAAGCGGATGCGCTGATGGGTGAACGTTCGCAGTACGGGCATGGATACACCTTTCCTTGTCTGTTCCGCATAGGTGATGATGGCTGGGTATTGGTGAGTGAGACGGGAGTGGACAGCCGTTACTGCGGTTCCCGTTTGAGCGACGTAAGTGAAGGAAACCTGTACACTGTCGCCTTCCCGATGGCGGAAGAAAACAATGGGAACGGAACGGTTGCTCCGGCATTTGCCTTACCCGGTGCTACTCCTTGGCGTACTATCACTGTCGGCGAGACGTTGAAGCCGATTGTGGAAACAACCGTTCCCTGGGATGTCGTGAGTCCTCTTTATGAGACGAAACATGATTATCGTTTCGGACGCGGCACATGGAGCTGGATTCTTTGGCAGGATGACAGCATCAATTATGACGACCAGATTCGCTATATAGATTTTGCTGCCGCTATGGGATATGAATATGCACTAATTGATAACTGGTGGGATACACGCATCGGACGCGACCGGATGAAATCTTTGATAGAATATGCCCGCAGCAAAGGTGTGGAACTGTTTTTATGGTATAGTTCTTCCGGCTATTGGAATGATATAGAACAAGGACCTGTCAACCATATGGATAATGCCATCATCCGCAAGCGTGAAATGAAATGGCTGCAAAGTCTGGGTGTGAAAGGAATCAAAGTCGATTTCTTCGGTGGCGACAAACAAGAAACGATGCGTCTGTATGAAGACATCCTCAGTGATGCCGACGACCACGGGCTGATGGTCATCCTCCACGGCTGTACCATTCCTCGCGGCTGGGAACGTATGTACCCCAATTATGTAGGTAGCGAAGCCGTACTGGCATCCGAAAATATGGTGTTTAACCAGCACTTCTGCGATGAAGAAGCATTCAATACTTGCCTGCATCCGTTTATCCGTAATACGGTAGGCAGTATGGAATTTGGCGGCTGCTTCCTGAACAAACGTCTGAACCGTAACAATGACGGCGGTACGACTCGTCGCACTACTGATATATTCCAATTGGCTACCACCGTTTTATTCCAGAACCCTGTTCAGAACTTTGCCCTTGCTCCGAATAACTTGAATGATGTTTCTCCAGTTTGCATGGACTTTATGAAAGCAGTTCCCACCACTTGGGATGAAACACGTTTCATTGACGGGTATCCGGGAAAGTATGTAGTATTGGCTCGCCGTCACGGAAATACTTGGTATGTCGCCGCCGTGAATGCCGGAAAAGAGCTGTTGAAACTGTCACTGGATTTGGAAATGTTTGCCGGAAAAACGATTTCTCTTTATAAAGATGATAAAAAGGGAGAGCAGCAACTTGTTCCGTTAAAGGTGAAGGAGAGTGGTAAAGTACAATTGGAGGTTTATTCTCAGGGAGGGGTTGTGCTCTGTAGCCAATCTCGGGAGTAA
- a CDS encoding DUF2264 domain-containing protein produces the protein MNLNRHCVLLLLMAILMIPSQDLSAKKKKQVKEPTDRELWAGVIYRMAAPVLSNMSEGKLQENMLVELSPTWDGRNKRVTYMECFGRLMAGLAPWISLPDDDTVEGGQRKQLREWALKSYAQAVDPESPDYLLWRKEGQTLVDAAYIAESFIRGYDALWVPLDSVTKQRYITEFTQLHRVDPPYTNWLLFSATVEAFLRKAGAPSDTYRIASALRKVEEWYVGDGWYSDGKDFAFDYYNSFVLHPMYIEPLEVMTNGGKNKVWNMPDCDYNRAVKRMQRFGMILERFISPEGTLPVFGRSITYRTGTLQPLALLAWREWLPKELSNGQVRAAMTAVIKRMFGDDRNFNEKGFLTLGFNGKQPDISDWYTNNGSLYMASLAFLPLGLPADHPFWTSPAEDWTSKKAWEGNDFPKDHAFH, from the coding sequence ATGAACTTGAATAGACATTGCGTATTACTATTGCTTATGGCAATCTTGATGATTCCGTCACAAGACCTGTCGGCAAAAAAGAAGAAACAAGTGAAAGAACCGACCGACCGTGAGTTATGGGCGGGAGTGATATATCGTATGGCTGCTCCTGTACTTAGTAATATGAGTGAAGGCAAGTTACAGGAAAATATGTTGGTAGAGTTAAGCCCGACATGGGACGGAAGAAATAAAAGGGTTACTTATATGGAATGTTTCGGACGTTTGATGGCAGGACTGGCTCCCTGGATTTCATTGCCGGATGATGATACGGTTGAAGGTGGTCAACGCAAACAACTGCGTGAATGGGCGCTCAAGAGTTATGCGCAGGCTGTCGACCCGGAAAGTCCCGATTATTTGTTGTGGAGAAAGGAAGGTCAAACCCTGGTGGATGCCGCTTATATCGCGGAAAGTTTCATAAGAGGATATGATGCTTTATGGGTTCCGTTGGACAGCGTGACGAAACAACGTTATATTACCGAGTTTACACAGCTTCACCGGGTAGACCCGCCTTATACGAATTGGTTATTGTTCTCTGCTACCGTAGAAGCCTTTCTACGGAAAGCGGGTGCGCCAAGTGATACTTACCGCATAGCTTCGGCGCTGCGCAAAGTGGAAGAATGGTACGTCGGTGACGGCTGGTATTCGGATGGAAAGGATTTTGCTTTCGACTATTACAATAGTTTTGTATTGCATCCCATGTATATAGAACCGCTGGAAGTAATGACCAACGGCGGAAAGAATAAAGTCTGGAATATGCCGGACTGTGATTACAACCGTGCGGTAAAACGGATGCAACGTTTCGGAATGATTTTGGAACGGTTCATCTCTCCCGAAGGGACACTCCCTGTTTTCGGTCGTTCTATTACCTATCGTACAGGAACTTTGCAGCCTTTAGCATTGCTGGCATGGAGAGAATGGTTACCCAAGGAATTGTCGAACGGACAAGTGCGTGCAGCCATGACGGCTGTTATTAAACGAATGTTTGGCGATGACCGTAATTTCAATGAAAAAGGATTCCTGACGTTGGGATTCAATGGCAAGCAACCGGATATATCCGACTGGTACACAAATAATGGTAGCTTATATATGGCATCACTTGCTTTCCTGCCGCTCGGACTTCCGGCTGACCATCCCTTCTGGACATCTCCTGCTGAAGACTGGACAAGTAAAAAAGCCTGGGAAGGGAATGACTTTCCGAAAGACCATGCTTTTCATTGA
- a CDS encoding glycoside hydrolase family 43 protein encodes MTRLLLLFVACVGLLPLSVQAQKNTNFIPGEVWKDTDGNPINAHGGGLLYHDGTYYWYGEYKKGKTILPEWATWECYRTDVTGVGCYSSKDLLNWKFEGIVLPAVKDDPNHDLHPSKVLERPKVVYNKKTGKFVMWAHVESADYSKACAGVAVADSPAGPFIYQGSFRPNNAMSRDQTVFVDDDGRAYQFYSSENNETMYISLLTDDYLKPSGRFTRNFVKESREAPAVFKYKGKYYMLSSGCTGWDPNVAEMAVADSIMGTWKTIGDPCTGPDADKTFYAQSTYVQPVVGKKDAYIALFDRWKKKDLEDSRYVWLPVLIKDGKITIMGMKTKRTTV; translated from the coding sequence ATGACTAGACTATTATTACTGTTTGTGGCTTGCGTAGGTTTGCTTCCACTATCCGTACAGGCTCAGAAGAATACGAACTTTATTCCCGGAGAAGTGTGGAAAGATACCGATGGAAATCCGATTAACGCTCATGGCGGCGGACTTCTTTATCACGATGGCACATATTATTGGTATGGTGAATACAAAAAAGGAAAAACCATCTTGCCCGAATGGGCTACCTGGGAATGTTACCGTACGGATGTGACCGGAGTAGGTTGCTACTCTTCCAAAGACTTGCTGAACTGGAAATTTGAAGGCATTGTGCTTCCGGCAGTAAAAGATGACCCGAATCACGACTTGCATCCGTCCAAAGTATTGGAACGTCCGAAAGTGGTTTATAATAAGAAAACGGGCAAGTTCGTAATGTGGGCGCATGTGGAAAGTGCAGATTACAGTAAGGCTTGTGCCGGAGTTGCCGTTGCCGATTCTCCCGCTGGGCCGTTCATTTATCAGGGAAGTTTCCGCCCTAACAATGCAATGAGCCGTGACCAGACCGTTTTTGTGGACGATGATGGTCGTGCCTATCAATTCTATTCTTCCGAGAACAATGAAACCATGTATATCAGCCTGCTGACTGACGACTATCTGAAGCCGAGCGGACGCTTTACACGTAATTTCGTGAAAGAATCCCGTGAAGCTCCGGCTGTATTCAAATATAAGGGTAAGTATTATATGCTCAGTTCCGGTTGTACGGGCTGGGACCCGAATGTGGCTGAGATGGCAGTGGCTGATTCTATTATGGGTACATGGAAAACTATCGGAGACCCATGTACCGGGCCGGATGCGGATAAGACATTTTATGCACAGAGTACTTATGTGCAACCTGTCGTGGGAAAGAAGGATGCATATATCGCCCTTTTCGACCGTTGGAAAAAGAAAGATTTGGAAGACTCCCGCTATGTATGGTTGCCTGTATTGATAAAAGACGGAAAAATTACTATTATGGGCATGAAAACGAAGCGTACAACAGTATGA
- a CDS encoding helix-turn-helix domain-containing protein has translation MELYEQILSKSEINSRVVEALLAIVANNLVLTKTDLAERMGIKPAKFSEILNYRMNAGVDIIAKICDWYDVDPYWLLMGRGNHIFRNTDVKIPPYFIEDENDLDREYHPKNTDDDKNTPNALVGDNAIVEMLYKKTLEQAEQIGCLRERISQLEREKGKNVSDVPTSGVANVG, from the coding sequence ATGGAATTATACGAGCAAATATTGTCAAAATCTGAAATCAATAGTAGGGTAGTAGAGGCTCTACTTGCCATTGTCGCTAATAATTTAGTGCTAACCAAGACTGATTTAGCTGAACGCATGGGTATCAAGCCAGCTAAATTTTCAGAAATTCTGAATTATCGTATGAATGCAGGGGTCGATATAATTGCTAAAATTTGCGATTGGTATGATGTTGATCCTTATTGGCTTCTTATGGGGCGTGGTAATCACATATTTAGAAATACTGATGTTAAGATTCCGCCCTATTTCATTGAAGACGAAAACGACTTAGACCGCGAATATCATCCAAAGAATACTGATGATGACAAAAACACACCAAACGCTTTAGTTGGGGATAATGCCATTGTTGAAATGCTTTATAAAAAAACTTTAGAACAAGCGGAACAAATAGGTTGCTTGCGAGAACGAATTTCTCAGTTGGAACGAGAAAAAGGAAAAAATGTATCGGATGTCCCGACTTCTGGCGTTGCAAATGTCGGGTAA
- the istB gene encoding IS21-like element helper ATPase IstB, with product MTSNNKTSRTVGKNMDRIMELLSKLRFYGMLETYRNDCRTTSSDGMTNDEFLKWLLESEYDYRRNVSIERLIKSANFRYKAYMEKIDYTIKRNLDRNQLERLASLDFIRDGQNVFITGSSGTGKSYIASAIGYEACKNGIKTLYSNASKLMGQLKIAKNKGTIESEMKKIEKCQLLILDDLFLIGLDARERSILMEIIEDRHGLKSIIITSQLPVESWYDAIGDPTVADAILDRIVHTAHKIELTGDSVRKINAKKK from the coding sequence ATGACAAGTAATAATAAAACAAGCAGAACTGTCGGAAAAAATATGGACAGAATAATGGAACTACTCTCCAAGTTACGTTTTTACGGCATGCTTGAAACATATAGAAATGACTGCAGGACCACATCCTCTGATGGTATGACAAACGATGAGTTTCTTAAATGGCTTCTTGAAAGCGAATATGATTACAGACGCAATGTAAGCATTGAGAGACTGATAAAGTCTGCAAACTTCAGATATAAGGCATATATGGAAAAAATAGACTATACCATAAAACGTAACCTTGACCGTAACCAGCTTGAGAGACTTGCATCTCTTGATTTTATAAGAGACGGACAGAATGTTTTCATCACGGGAAGCTCCGGTACAGGTAAAAGCTATATAGCTTCAGCCATAGGATATGAGGCATGTAAGAATGGAATAAAGACTTTGTATTCAAATGCGTCAAAGCTTATGGGACAGCTTAAAATTGCCAAAAACAAGGGCACTATAGAATCTGAGATGAAAAAAATAGAAAAGTGTCAACTGCTGATTCTTGACGATCTGTTTCTTATAGGACTGGATGCCAGGGAAAGGTCAATCCTTATGGAAATAATAGAAGACAGACACGGATTAAAATCAATCATAATAACATCACAACTTCCTGTCGAAAGCTGGTATGATGCAATTGGTGATCCTACAGTAGCTGACGCAATCCTGGACAGAATTGTACATACAGCACACAAGATTGAACTTACCGGGGATTCTGTAAGAAAGATTAATGCTAAAAAGAAATAG
- the istA gene encoding IS21 family transposase, translated as MKIRIKHILRCYQSGMSIRGISSSLLVSRNTVKRYIRIYEDMGIELERLLKMDEQHLHELFGTETDKESSGSAEYKYLQERIPDYMKRLKVRGTTRRSLYEEYLKNRPQGYSYCSFCLYIRREREVKIPVGRIDHIAGDQMYVDFAGDKLYLSYEKTGNKVPVEVFAAILPCSQITYYEAVPSQKKEHLIQACENAFHYFGGVPNAIVPDNLKSAVTKPGGVEPVINDDFAAFADHYGCVVFPARVRKPKDKALVENAVRLLYREVYSKMTGLKFNDLEALNIEIMKHTDALNSRKMYNRNYSRRERFLEVEKDRLHTLPATKFISKSRKTATVMRNSYVSLNNHYYSVPKEYIGDTVELLYDGDTVEIYHKFRHITTHRRDDTPFTYSEKPSHKLSGVLHEYRIRMDDIYRKACEIDPVLEEYIKRVAVAKKYPVQAVRSADGILSLVERFGHDRVVLSCQVAMEFGMFGYNELESILVNREDEKYHVQMEGQAPELTPKHRNLRGKDYFNSKNMDKNDK; from the coding sequence ATGAAAATAAGAATCAAGCACATACTGCGGTGTTATCAGTCAGGAATGAGTATCCGCGGTATCAGTTCTTCTCTCCTTGTTTCACGTAATACAGTCAAACGTTATATCCGTATATACGAAGATATGGGTATAGAACTTGAGCGTCTGTTGAAAATGGACGAGCAGCATCTGCATGAGCTTTTCGGTACGGAGACTGACAAAGAATCGTCTGGCTCTGCAGAGTATAAGTATCTTCAAGAACGTATACCTGATTACATGAAACGACTTAAGGTCCGTGGGACAACAAGAAGGTCTTTGTATGAGGAATATCTTAAAAATCGTCCACAAGGTTACAGCTACTGTTCTTTTTGTTTATATATCAGACGAGAAAGGGAAGTAAAGATTCCTGTTGGACGCATAGATCATATAGCCGGTGATCAGATGTATGTGGATTTTGCCGGCGACAAACTTTATCTCTCATACGAAAAAACAGGCAATAAGGTTCCCGTAGAAGTATTTGCCGCTATACTTCCATGCAGCCAGATTACTTATTACGAGGCTGTACCATCACAAAAGAAAGAACACCTTATCCAGGCATGTGAAAATGCTTTCCATTATTTTGGAGGTGTCCCCAATGCCATAGTTCCAGACAACCTGAAATCAGCCGTAACAAAGCCTGGAGGTGTTGAACCTGTAATCAATGACGACTTTGCTGCATTTGCAGACCATTATGGATGTGTTGTCTTCCCGGCAAGAGTACGAAAGCCTAAAGACAAAGCTCTGGTTGAGAATGCTGTAAGACTGCTCTACAGGGAGGTGTATTCAAAGATGACGGGATTGAAATTCAATGATCTTGAAGCCTTGAACATAGAAATAATGAAGCATACGGATGCGTTGAACAGCCGAAAGATGTACAATCGCAACTACAGCCGTCGGGAACGTTTCCTCGAAGTCGAGAAAGACAGGCTGCATACATTGCCGGCAACAAAATTTATATCAAAAAGCCGGAAAACGGCAACTGTCATGAGAAACAGTTATGTATCGCTTAACAATCACTATTACAGTGTTCCTAAAGAGTATATCGGCGATACTGTAGAATTACTGTATGATGGGGACACAGTGGAGATATATCATAAGTTCAGACACATAACGACACATCGCAGGGATGATACACCTTTCACTTATTCAGAAAAACCGTCCCACAAACTTTCGGGAGTGCTACATGAATACAGAATCAGAATGGATGATATATACCGCAAGGCATGTGAAATTGATCCGGTATTGGAAGAGTACATAAAGCGTGTGGCCGTTGCCAAGAAATATCCGGTCCAGGCCGTACGTTCAGCCGATGGTATATTAAGTCTTGTGGAGCGTTTCGGACATGACAGGGTGGTTCTTTCATGCCAGGTGGCAATGGAATTCGGTATGTTCGGGTACAACGAACTTGAAAGTATTCTGGTAAACAGGGAAGATGAGAAGTATCATGTACAGATGGAGGGACAGGCTCCCGAACTTACCCCCAAACACAGAAATCTCAGAGGCAAGGATTATTTTAACTCTAAAAACATGGATAAAAATGACAAGTAA
- a CDS encoding RNA-directed DNA polymerase produces the protein MDFKFSSDPNGTRYCLKIDVRKFYPSIDHGILKQVIRRKLKDPDVLWLLDGIIDSASGVPIGNYISQYFANLYLSELDHLLKEDVGVRYYYRYADDIVLLSDSKEYLSGVLVYINHYLNDSRLLTLKSNFQIYPVESRGIDFVGYVTYHTHCLARKRNKQGLCRELAALRKKGLPDEEIRLRVASRMGFMKHCDSNHLLKILGMKKFSDIKPKQGKLTGSKYHIDDILNREIHITAFDISPSKFNSDQMLTLQYEIYEQMEDEQGKVIDDEGNPVMAWIKHITFTGSKALIRQLDGVELTEPVAAKIIKQPIGTDGKRCFYSIVDPDQ, from the coding sequence ATCGACTTTAAATTTTCCAGTGATCCTAACGGGACGCGGTACTGTCTTAAAATAGACGTGCGCAAGTTCTATCCCTCCATCGACCACGGCATACTCAAACAGGTCATTCGGCGCAAGCTGAAAGACCCCGATGTGCTTTGGCTTCTGGACGGCATCATAGATTCAGCCAGCGGCGTGCCTATCGGCAACTACATTTCCCAATATTTCGCCAACCTGTACCTTTCGGAACTCGACCACCTGTTAAAGGAGGACGTCGGGGTGCGGTATTATTACCGTTACGCCGACGACATTGTGCTGCTTTCCGACAGCAAGGAGTATTTAAGCGGCGTTCTGGTATATATCAACCATTACCTGAACGACAGCCGCCTGCTCACGCTGAAAAGCAACTTCCAAATTTATCCCGTGGAAAGTCGGGGTATCGACTTTGTCGGTTACGTGACCTACCACACCCACTGCCTTGCCCGCAAACGTAACAAGCAGGGGTTGTGCAGGGAACTGGCCGCGTTGCGTAAAAAGGGACTGCCTGACGAGGAAATAAGGCTTCGCGTGGCTTCACGCATGGGCTTTATGAAACACTGCGACAGCAATCATTTATTAAAAATACTCGGTATGAAGAAATTTAGCGACATCAAGCCCAAACAGGGCAAACTAACGGGTAGCAAATACCACATCGACGACATCCTGAACCGCGAAATCCATATAACGGCTTTCGACATATCCCCGTCGAAATTCAACAGCGACCAGATGCTGACGCTGCAATATGAGATTTACGAACAAATGGAGGACGAGCAGGGCAAAGTGATAGACGACGAGGGCAACCCTGTCATGGCTTGGATAAAGCACATCACTTTTACAGGGTCAAAAGCCCTTATCCGCCAGCTTGACGGTGTGGAACTGACCGAACCCGTTGCAGCGAAAATAATCAAGCAACCCATCGGGACAGACGGCAAACGCTGCTTTTACAGCATAGTCGATCCCGACCAATAA
- a CDS encoding DNA adenine methylase, whose translation MIKVYSSAPLPFQGQKRRFIKDFKEVLKKFDNITTVVDLFGGSGLLSHVTKRERPDVRVVYNDYDYFCDRLANVATTNEILFQIRSVLQGVEPDKKVPAEQRAQILAIISEYSEKGYVDYITLGSSLLFSGKWAKTFQELSKETMYNVVRKANFDVTGYLDGLEIVHKDYKELFAQFKDDKDVLFLIDPPYLATDVVSYENYWKLSDYLDVLKLLVGTKYVYFTSNKSQIVELCEWISTNASIGNPFKNVEMRTQQTSLNYHTSYTDIMLVRE comes from the coding sequence ATGATTAAAGTTTATTCAAGTGCGCCACTGCCTTTTCAGGGGCAAAAACGGCGATTTATCAAGGACTTCAAGGAAGTGCTTAAAAAGTTTGACAACATTACCACTGTTGTTGATTTATTCGGTGGGAGCGGATTGCTTTCCCATGTAACCAAACGCGAACGGCCAGACGTTCGGGTTGTATATAACGACTACGATTATTTTTGTGACAGACTGGCCAATGTAGCGACTACAAACGAAATCCTGTTCCAAATAAGGTCTGTTTTGCAGGGAGTTGAACCTGACAAGAAAGTTCCAGCCGAACAACGCGCTCAAATACTTGCCATTATTTCCGAGTATTCCGAAAAGGGATATGTCGATTATATTACGCTGGGTTCTTCGCTTTTATTCAGCGGGAAATGGGCAAAAACGTTTCAGGAATTATCAAAAGAGACGATGTACAATGTTGTAAGAAAGGCGAATTTTGATGTTACAGGGTATTTAGATGGTTTGGAGATCGTCCATAAGGATTACAAGGAACTATTCGCCCAATTCAAAGACGACAAAGATGTTTTGTTCCTGATAGATCCGCCTTATTTAGCAACAGATGTAGTTTCTTATGAAAATTATTGGAAGTTGTCTGATTATCTTGATGTCCTGAAATTGCTGGTAGGCACGAAATACGTTTATTTCACCAGCAACAAGTCACAGATTGTTGAATTGTGCGAGTGGATAAGTACAAATGCTTCGATTGGGAATCCGTTTAAAAATGTAGAAATGCGGACACAACAAACCAGCCTAAATTATCATACCTCTTACACAGATATAATGCTTGTGAGAGAATAA
- a CDS encoding BNR repeat-containing protein, producing MKRILLLLCGIMLVPVLCYSQHLVEVGKGYSCTSVNTAVFRNNSLVTHGDEQYISYYDADGYLTLGKRRLNSRQWTLHRTQYQGNVKDAHNIISMMVDGEGYVHVSFDHHGHKLNYCRSIAPGSLELGDKMPMTGVDEGNVTYPEFYPLSGGDLLFAYRSGSSGRGNLVMNRYSLKEQKWTRVQDVLIDGENQRNAYWQLYVDEQGTIHLSWVWRETWHVETNHDICYARSFDNGVTWYKSNGEQYKLPIKLSNAEYACRLPQNCELINQTSMSADAGGNPYIATYWREPDSDVPQYRIVWNDGKVWHHRQVTERKMPFTLKGGGTKMIPIARPRIVVEDGEVFYIFRDEERGSCVSIAHAADAGTSKWTITDLTDFPVDAWEPSHDTELWKQQRKLHLFVQHTRQGDGERTAEIEPQMVYVLEMNMNTNK from the coding sequence ATGAAACGGATATTGCTACTGCTTTGCGGGATTATGCTGGTTCCTGTGTTATGTTACTCCCAACATTTGGTGGAAGTGGGGAAGGGGTATAGCTGTACTTCAGTCAACACTGCGGTGTTCCGTAATAATTCCCTGGTTACTCATGGAGATGAGCAGTACATCAGCTATTATGATGCTGACGGTTATCTGACACTGGGAAAACGCAGACTGAACTCCAGACAATGGACGCTGCATCGTACCCAATATCAGGGAAATGTGAAGGACGCCCATAATATCATCAGTATGATGGTGGACGGAGAGGGGTATGTGCACGTTTCTTTTGACCATCATGGTCATAAATTGAATTACTGCCGGAGCATTGCTCCCGGTTCTTTGGAATTGGGAGATAAAATGCCAATGACCGGAGTAGATGAAGGAAATGTCACTTATCCCGAATTTTATCCTTTATCGGGCGGAGATTTATTGTTTGCCTACCGTTCCGGTTCTTCCGGTCGTGGTAATCTGGTAATGAACCGTTACTCATTGAAAGAACAGAAGTGGACTCGTGTGCAGGATGTATTGATTGACGGCGAGAATCAACGAAACGCCTATTGGCAACTATACGTTGATGAACAGGGAACTATCCATCTTTCATGGGTGTGGCGTGAAACCTGGCATGTAGAGACAAACCACGATATTTGTTATGCCCGTTCGTTTGATAATGGTGTAACCTGGTATAAATCGAATGGCGAGCAATATAAACTTCCGATTAAGTTATCGAACGCGGAATATGCTTGTCGCCTGCCTCAAAACTGTGAATTGATAAACCAGACAAGCATGAGTGCCGATGCGGGTGGAAATCCCTATATAGCTACTTATTGGAGAGAACCCGACAGTGACGTACCGCAATATCGCATAGTGTGGAATGACGGGAAAGTATGGCATCACCGGCAGGTGACAGAACGTAAAATGCCTTTTACCCTGAAAGGCGGTGGCACGAAGATGATTCCTATCGCCCGTCCGCGTATTGTCGTAGAGGATGGAGAAGTTTTTTATATCTTCCGCGACGAGGAACGGGGAAGCTGTGTTTCTATAGCTCATGCTGCCGATGCCGGTACCAGCAAATGGACGATAACGGATTTAACCGACTTTCCGGTAGATGCCTGGGAACCGTCACACGACACGGAACTTTGGAAGCAACAACGGAAATTGCATCTCTTTGTACAACATACCCGCCAGGGAGACGGTGAACGTACCGCAGAGATTGAACCTCAGATGGTATATGTGTTGGAAATGAACATGAATACAAATAAATAA